A window of Rufibacter sp. LB8 contains these coding sequences:
- a CDS encoding ABC-F family ATP-binding cassette domain-containing protein, with the protein MNYLSADSISKSFGDKWLFQGLNFGINRGQRIALIGANGAGKTTLLQILAGTMPTDEGSVSVRRGIRVGYLWQQPEFPAGASVQDAIFSGQTAVLDAIRDYEACLEDPNTSDKRMQQVMERMEELHAWEYEVRTKQILGKLGIQNLDVKVDHLSGGQKKRVAMARVLIEEPDLLILDEPTNHLDLETIEWFENLLTTEQTTLLMVTHDRYFLDQVANEIVELDRGQIYTYKGNYSYYVEKKAEQEEANAAEMGKAKQLMKKELDWMRKQPRARGTKSKSRVDAFYDLKDKTSQKDTRTSLELSVKSTRQGNQILEIDHLSKRFGDKVILDDFSYVFRKKDRVGIVGPNGAGKTTFLNMLTGKLAPDSGEIIAGQTTVFGYYTQSELTFNDNQRVIDVVKEVAEVVETGNGEVITASQFLQHFQFPPAQQYTFVSKLSGGEKRRLQLLRVLIKNPNFLILDEPTNDLDIMTLNILEDFLLQFGGSLLIVSHDRYFMDRLVEHLFVFEENGQMRDFPGNYTDYREWAKERESLKAEEAAKPAPKPVAAPAAPVAQPVADAAPKRKASFKEKQEYEQLEKEIENLETEKETLISEMNAGQADHKRLAELAQRIQELTDAVEKKTERWLELADIM; encoded by the coding sequence ATGAATTACCTTTCAGCAGATTCTATATCTAAGAGTTTCGGGGACAAATGGCTGTTCCAGGGCTTAAACTTTGGCATAAACCGGGGCCAGCGCATTGCCCTTATTGGCGCAAACGGCGCCGGAAAAACCACCTTGCTCCAAATTCTGGCAGGCACCATGCCCACCGACGAAGGCTCAGTGAGCGTGCGCCGCGGCATACGCGTGGGCTACCTGTGGCAGCAACCTGAATTCCCGGCGGGTGCCAGCGTACAGGATGCCATTTTTTCGGGCCAGACCGCGGTGCTGGATGCCATCAGAGACTATGAAGCCTGCCTGGAAGACCCCAACACCTCAGACAAACGCATGCAGCAGGTCATGGAACGCATGGAAGAATTGCATGCCTGGGAATACGAGGTGCGCACCAAGCAGATTCTGGGCAAACTGGGCATTCAAAACCTGGATGTGAAAGTGGACCATCTTTCCGGCGGACAGAAAAAGCGCGTGGCCATGGCCCGGGTCTTGATTGAAGAACCAGATCTGTTAATCCTGGATGAACCTACCAACCACCTGGACCTGGAGACCATTGAGTGGTTTGAGAACCTTTTGACCACTGAGCAGACTACTTTATTAATGGTTACACACGACCGCTATTTCCTGGACCAGGTGGCCAACGAAATTGTGGAACTTGACCGCGGCCAGATTTATACCTACAAAGGCAATTACAGCTACTACGTAGAGAAAAAAGCCGAACAGGAAGAAGCCAACGCCGCCGAAATGGGCAAGGCCAAGCAGCTCATGAAGAAGGAACTGGACTGGATGCGCAAGCAACCCCGCGCCCGCGGCACCAAGTCCAAATCTCGGGTAGATGCTTTTTATGACCTCAAAGACAAAACCAGCCAGAAGGACACCCGAACATCGTTAGAGCTGTCGGTGAAGAGCACGCGCCAGGGAAACCAGATTCTGGAGATTGACCATTTGAGCAAGCGCTTCGGGGATAAAGTGATTCTGGATGATTTCAGTTATGTATTCCGGAAAAAAGACCGTGTAGGCATTGTGGGTCCGAATGGCGCGGGCAAAACCACGTTCCTGAACATGCTCACCGGCAAACTGGCCCCAGACTCAGGCGAGATCATTGCCGGTCAGACCACCGTTTTCGGCTATTACACGCAGTCTGAGCTTACCTTCAATGACAACCAGCGCGTGATTGATGTGGTGAAGGAAGTGGCCGAAGTGGTGGAAACCGGCAATGGCGAAGTCATTACCGCCAGCCAATTCCTGCAGCATTTCCAGTTTCCGCCGGCCCAGCAATACACGTTTGTCAGCAAACTGAGTGGCGGCGAAAAACGCAGACTGCAACTGCTGCGCGTGCTGATCAAGAATCCCAATTTCCTGATTCTGGATGAGCCCACCAATGACCTGGACATCATGACGCTCAACATTCTGGAGGATTTCCTGCTTCAGTTTGGCGGCTCTTTGCTGATTGTGAGCCATGACCGTTATTTCATGGACCGCCTGGTGGAACACTTGTTTGTGTTTGAGGAAAACGGCCAAATGCGTGACTTCCCGGGCAATTACACAGATTACCGTGAGTGGGCCAAGGAACGCGAAAGCCTGAAAGCCGAAGAAGCCGCCAAGCCCGCTCCCAAACCCGTGGCGGCCCCGGCGGCACCCGTGGCCCAGCCAGTAGCAGACGCAGCGCCCAAACGCAAGGCATCGTTCAAAGAAAAACAGGAATACGAGCAGCTGGAAAAAGAGATTGAGAACCTGGAGACCGAGAAAGAAACCCTTATCTCAGAAATGAACGCCGGCCAGGCAGACCACAAACGCCTGGCCGAACTCGCGCAGCGCATTCAGGAATTGACCGATGCCGTGGAGAAGAAAACCGAGCGTTGGCTGGAACTGGCGGATATCATGTAA
- the murI gene encoding glutamate racemase — protein sequence MGKNVENQRRPIGIFDSGIGGLTVAKAIKKQLSEEQLIYFGDTAHLPYGDKSTAAIQAYAVKICDLLLKQNCKVILIACNSASAAAYELVREYVGSKAHVLNVIDPVVQYVGQHYQRRTVGLIGTKQTVHSNVYKKKIDDLDCGIHLKSLATPLLAPMIEEGFFSNTISESVIQTYLSDPSLAGIEALILGCTHYPLIKEQIQAFYQGKVEVLDASDLVANYVGHVLQQLNIASDALQGEPHFYVSDYTASFEASTKIFFQQKVTLEHYPLWE from the coding sequence ATGGGAAAGAACGTAGAAAACCAGCGACGCCCAATTGGTATCTTTGACAGCGGCATTGGCGGGCTAACCGTGGCGAAAGCCATTAAAAAGCAACTTTCGGAAGAGCAGCTCATTTATTTTGGTGACACCGCACACCTGCCCTACGGTGATAAATCAACTGCCGCCATTCAGGCCTACGCGGTAAAAATTTGCGACCTTCTACTAAAGCAGAATTGTAAAGTTATTCTGATTGCGTGCAATTCTGCCTCGGCGGCGGCGTATGAACTGGTGCGGGAATATGTGGGCAGCAAAGCGCATGTCTTAAACGTGATCGACCCGGTGGTGCAATACGTGGGCCAGCATTACCAGCGCAGGACCGTGGGCCTTATTGGCACCAAGCAGACCGTGCATTCCAATGTCTATAAAAAGAAGATTGATGATCTAGACTGCGGCATACACCTGAAATCTCTGGCGACGCCCTTGCTGGCCCCCATGATTGAGGAAGGCTTTTTCAGCAACACAATTTCTGAGAGCGTGATCCAGACCTATTTATCTGACCCCTCTCTGGCTGGCATTGAGGCATTGATCCTGGGTTGCACGCATTACCCGCTAATAAAAGAACAGATACAAGCGTTCTACCAGGGAAAGGTGGAGGTGCTAGATGCCTCAGACCTGGTGGCCAACTACGTGGGGCACGTGCTGCAGCAACTCAACATAGCTTCTGACGCGCTGCAGGGCGAACCACACTTCTACGTGTCTGATTATACGGCTTCATTTGAGGCGTCTACCAAGATTTTCTTTCAGCAAAAAGTGACCCTGGAGCATTACCCTTTGTGGGAATAA
- a CDS encoding SPW repeat protein: MKVMSTRTHGVMDYLVGLLLIAAPFILDFDRGGAETWVPIIVGAMILIQNLATNWEVGAIRAISPNMHLNMDYLIGIFLAASPWIFNFDEYVYLPHLIVGAFIVVQAMMTRVVPEHGAANRTPYRGSSMNHGHTH; this comes from the coding sequence ATGAAAGTAATGTCAACCCGCACCCATGGGGTAATGGATTACCTGGTGGGTCTTTTATTGATTGCCGCTCCGTTTATCTTAGACTTTGACCGCGGCGGCGCCGAAACCTGGGTTCCCATCATTGTAGGTGCCATGATTCTTATCCAGAATTTAGCCACCAACTGGGAAGTGGGCGCTATCAGAGCCATCTCCCCTAACATGCACTTGAACATGGACTACCTGATAGGTATTTTCCTAGCCGCTTCGCCCTGGATCTTCAATTTTGATGAATACGTATATTTGCCCCACTTGATTGTAGGTGCTTTTATTGTAGTACAAGCCATGATGACCCGCGTGGTGCCTGAGCATGGCGCTGCCAACCGTACTCCTTATAGAGGCAGCAGCATGAACCACGGCCATACCCACTAA
- a CDS encoding CaiB/BaiF CoA-transferase family protein — protein MSPKTENEPLLAGVLVVELASVLAGPSVGQFLAELGATVLKVENLKTQGDVTRSWKPSTEDPAAQVSAYFSAANWGKQSLCVDLKDANVQQALQTIIQKADIVLASFKPGDAEKLHMDYATLAKGNERLLYGQITGYGNDVPRAGYDAVLQAEAGFMFLNGEKDGQPLKMPVALIDLLAAHQLKEGLLAALYHRERTGKGQKIEVSLVQAAISSLANQATNYLVAGVAPQRMGSEHPNIVPYGTVFTTQDQKELVLAIGDDRQFRDLCQILQQPDLGTNLLFATNRARVVNREVLNRQLSDLISKINREDLLQACIAQNVPAGAVHSIPEALAQPAAQAQLLAEPGQNPKGLRQMAFQGMGLEPAVMSPPPALGHHTWQILQERAGLTVEQLEELAAAGVVSGQGGGQKE, from the coding sequence ATGAGCCCGAAAACGGAAAATGAACCTTTATTGGCCGGCGTGCTGGTGGTGGAACTGGCCAGCGTATTGGCGGGGCCCAGCGTGGGGCAGTTTCTAGCCGAACTGGGTGCCACCGTACTCAAAGTAGAGAACCTGAAAACCCAGGGAGACGTGACCCGCAGCTGGAAACCCTCCACTGAAGATCCCGCGGCCCAAGTGTCAGCATATTTTTCAGCCGCTAATTGGGGAAAGCAGTCACTGTGTGTGGATTTGAAAGATGCCAACGTGCAACAGGCGCTGCAGACCATCATTCAGAAAGCAGACATAGTGCTGGCCAGCTTTAAACCCGGTGATGCCGAAAAGCTGCATATGGATTACGCCACTTTGGCTAAGGGCAATGAACGCCTGTTGTATGGCCAGATCACCGGCTACGGCAATGACGTGCCACGCGCCGGGTATGACGCTGTGCTGCAGGCCGAAGCCGGTTTTATGTTCCTGAACGGCGAGAAAGACGGCCAGCCACTAAAGATGCCCGTAGCCTTGATTGACCTGCTGGCCGCCCATCAATTGAAAGAAGGCCTGCTCGCGGCGCTCTACCACCGTGAAAGAACTGGCAAAGGCCAGAAAATAGAAGTGTCTTTGGTGCAGGCGGCCATTTCGTCCTTAGCCAACCAAGCCACCAATTACCTGGTGGCGGGCGTGGCGCCCCAGCGCATGGGCTCTGAGCACCCCAACATTGTGCCTTACGGTACGGTATTCACCACCCAAGACCAAAAAGAATTGGTACTGGCCATAGGCGATGACCGCCAGTTCCGGGATTTGTGCCAGATTCTACAGCAGCCAGATTTAGGCACAAACCTATTATTTGCCACCAACAGAGCCCGGGTAGTGAACAGAGAAGTATTGAACCGGCAGCTTTCAGACCTTATCTCAAAAATTAATAGGGAAGACCTGCTGCAGGCCTGCATCGCCCAAAACGTACCCGCGGGGGCCGTACATTCCATACCAGAGGCGTTGGCGCAGCCCGCCGCTCAGGCGCAACTGCTGGCAGAACCGGGGCAAAACCCGAAAGGGCTTCGGCAGATGGCCTTTCAAGGAATGGGCTTGGAGCCTGCCGTCATGTCTCCGCCTCCGGCCTTGGGGCATCATACCTGGCAAATCCTTCAGGAAAGGGCCGGGCTTACGGTGGAGCAACTGGAGGAGTTGGCCGCGGCCGGTGTTGTTTCTGGCCAAGGCGGTGGGCAAAAAGAGTAA
- a CDS encoding T9SS type A sorting domain-containing protein, which translates to MKKLILSWGVTLLLLLLGVTQSAQAQCKASNDCFDFTFNGAQQTTNGNVKLTFTVKTNCQFDLSNVAFELPAGVKALNPKGTKYNYGVENTTNNPFYSVKFEARNANGYKNGAEDVFSFEIPFAKYSGMTTIRIQAKAGQRVGKVAIDITKCNPGGDNGDGDNGGGDNGNGDGDNGGGNNGDDEGDDDGNVTGNCKDSQPSPISGPYDPCPGEIVTYCIEKNPKYTSYVWDVPRAHAGNEPTGWVILSGQGTNCVTVRVGEKPGTMKVKVTHAECGTKVRTKPVHPGKKIEVNITGPTAFCPNDKLTYTADAGKANPGNGNGGNDKWFSYAWTVPADWTIVSGQGTKQIVVIAGQTKGDITVKVESTKGNDKDTSENGGNTNGNPNNGNGNTGNNQAGGGKFCGPATAKITPERKPDCGGNTCPTGAPTVNLVAPDSVCNLSDNTYFFRVEQVQAGVDYQFELPEGFVVVNEGEGFVEVVPVFEEDQLGQPQTIRVIATNECGTASDTETVIVVECSPGNPLPVAMKTFDGVSRNGAVELTWTTASEINNDRFEIERSTNGTDFVKIGQVKGNGNSTVEIDYAFTDRNASAGTVYYRLRQVDLDGSFEHSKMITVKHNASANAAARVSVFPNPATNGNVNIRFSELPQGNANVRLVDMTGKVVMTKTINGDGTLEFGSLGLAQGVYMISITSGGTTETQRLVIR; encoded by the coding sequence ATGAAAAAACTCATACTTTCATGGGGTGTTACCCTACTGCTTTTACTTTTAGGTGTTACCCAGTCAGCCCAAGCACAATGCAAAGCCTCTAATGACTGCTTCGATTTTACCTTTAATGGTGCCCAGCAGACCACAAACGGTAATGTGAAACTTACTTTCACCGTTAAAACCAACTGCCAGTTTGACCTGAGCAACGTGGCCTTTGAATTACCGGCCGGTGTGAAAGCCCTTAACCCCAAAGGCACAAAATACAATTACGGTGTAGAGAACACCACTAATAATCCATTTTACTCTGTTAAGTTTGAGGCCAGAAACGCCAATGGCTACAAAAACGGAGCTGAAGATGTATTCTCCTTTGAAATTCCCTTCGCCAAATATTCTGGCATGACCACCATCCGCATCCAGGCCAAAGCCGGACAGCGTGTAGGCAAAGTAGCCATTGACATCACCAAGTGTAACCCAGGTGGAGATAATGGAGACGGTGACAACGGCGGTGGAGACAATGGCAACGGCGATGGCGATAACGGAGGTGGAAACAATGGCGACGATGAAGGCGATGATGATGGAAACGTTACTGGTAACTGCAAAGACTCCCAGCCTTCCCCTATCTCTGGTCCTTATGACCCTTGCCCAGGCGAAATTGTAACGTATTGCATTGAGAAAAATCCAAAATACACTTCTTATGTATGGGATGTTCCTAGAGCACATGCCGGCAACGAGCCAACTGGTTGGGTGATTCTGTCAGGACAAGGAACAAACTGCGTAACGGTAAGAGTAGGTGAGAAACCTGGTACCATGAAAGTGAAAGTGACCCATGCTGAATGTGGCACCAAAGTTAGAACCAAACCAGTACACCCCGGAAAGAAAATTGAAGTAAACATTACCGGGCCTACTGCTTTCTGCCCCAATGATAAATTAACGTACACAGCAGACGCCGGAAAAGCCAACCCAGGTAACGGCAACGGTGGCAATGATAAATGGTTCTCGTATGCCTGGACTGTTCCTGCTGATTGGACTATAGTTTCTGGGCAAGGAACAAAGCAAATTGTAGTGATTGCCGGTCAAACCAAAGGCGATATCACTGTTAAAGTTGAAAGCACAAAAGGAAACGACAAAGACACCAGCGAGAACGGCGGTAACACCAATGGCAACCCTAACAACGGAAACGGGAACACCGGTAACAACCAAGCAGGAGGCGGAAAGTTCTGCGGACCAGCAACAGCTAAAATCACCCCAGAGCGTAAGCCTGACTGCGGTGGAAACACTTGCCCAACCGGCGCTCCTACCGTAAACCTGGTTGCCCCAGACAGCGTGTGTAACTTATCTGACAACACCTACTTCTTTAGAGTAGAGCAAGTACAGGCCGGTGTTGACTACCAGTTTGAATTGCCAGAAGGCTTTGTAGTAGTGAATGAAGGCGAAGGTTTTGTAGAAGTGGTGCCCGTGTTTGAAGAAGATCAGCTTGGCCAGCCGCAGACCATCAGAGTAATTGCCACCAATGAATGCGGAACCGCTTCAGATACAGAGACAGTAATTGTAGTAGAATGTTCCCCAGGTAACCCGCTTCCGGTAGCAATGAAAACCTTTGACGGGGTTTCTAGAAACGGAGCAGTTGAATTAACCTGGACCACCGCTTCTGAAATTAACAATGACCGCTTTGAAATTGAGCGCAGCACAAACGGCACTGACTTCGTGAAAATTGGCCAGGTGAAAGGAAACGGCAACAGCACTGTGGAGATTGACTACGCTTTCACAGACCGCAACGCCAGCGCCGGCACCGTGTACTACAGATTGCGCCAGGTAGACCTAGACGGTTCTTTTGAGCACTCTAAAATGATCACCGTGAAACACAACGCATCTGCCAACGCCGCCGCCAGAGTAAGCGTGTTCCCTAACCCTGCCACCAACGGCAACGTGAACATCAGATTCTCTGAACTGCCCCAAGGCAATGCCAATGTGAGATTGGTTGACATGACCGGAAAAGTAGTGATGACCAAAACAATAAACGGAGACGGAACCCTTGAATTTGGTTCACTAGGCCTGGCACAAGGCGTCTACATGATCTCCATCACCAGCGGCGGAACCACAGAGACCCAACGCCTGGTAATCCGGTAA
- a CDS encoding glutathionylspermidine synthase family protein, whose amino-acid sequence MSAEQPSTVHLLPHHGDVTQMVKQMGWEWVVEEECQTYLSGEAVILSQASADALLEAATTLYQMMVEAVPDDLPDDFLRKMGLPERLWRGVRHSWNDDRYWHLYGRFDFAQTADGIKLLEFNADTATSIPETAVVQWASLAAAGKNNSQQANGLYEALVEQFRTWLGLNPELEPALLLVYLGGSKEDYTNCQVLAEAAREAGFETHVCPVDEMEVSTLGAERGIWAQIGAEQWRRFPFLFKLVPWELFAQLEPDLCADVIDLQFSRTVVIANPLYSLIFQSKGFMAWLWQQFPYHPLLLRTEFQSFSGKSVEKPFFGREGQNITVRQNTDISSTTGEYRNQPHIYQAWADLPRDANGYLYQAGVFWAGEGCAIGFRRERGIITNLSQFVAHVVEG is encoded by the coding sequence ATGTCAGCAGAACAGCCGTCCACCGTTCACCTGTTGCCCCACCACGGCGATGTCACCCAGATGGTCAAGCAGATGGGCTGGGAATGGGTAGTGGAGGAAGAATGCCAAACGTACCTTTCCGGCGAAGCCGTGATTCTGTCCCAGGCATCGGCCGATGCGCTGCTGGAAGCCGCCACCACGCTCTACCAGATGATGGTGGAGGCCGTGCCCGATGATTTGCCCGACGATTTCCTGCGCAAGATGGGCCTGCCCGAGCGGCTGTGGCGCGGCGTGCGCCATTCCTGGAACGATGACCGCTATTGGCACCTGTATGGGCGCTTTGACTTCGCGCAGACCGCTGATGGCATTAAGTTATTAGAGTTCAACGCAGATACGGCCACTTCCATTCCGGAAACGGCGGTGGTGCAGTGGGCCAGCCTGGCAGCGGCTGGCAAGAACAATAGCCAGCAGGCCAATGGTTTGTATGAAGCGCTGGTGGAACAGTTTAGAACCTGGCTGGGTTTGAACCCGGAATTGGAACCCGCGCTGTTGCTGGTGTATTTAGGAGGAAGCAAGGAAGACTACACCAACTGCCAGGTGTTGGCCGAGGCCGCCCGCGAGGCCGGTTTTGAAACCCACGTGTGCCCCGTAGACGAAATGGAAGTGTCTACTTTAGGCGCCGAGCGAGGAATCTGGGCGCAGATTGGCGCCGAGCAATGGCGGCGGTTCCCGTTTCTGTTCAAGCTGGTGCCCTGGGAGTTGTTCGCGCAGCTGGAGCCGGACCTTTGCGCCGATGTGATTGACTTGCAGTTCAGCCGCACGGTGGTCATCGCCAACCCTTTGTATTCCTTGATTTTCCAGAGCAAAGGTTTCATGGCCTGGTTGTGGCAGCAGTTTCCGTATCACCCGCTTTTGTTGCGCACCGAGTTTCAGTCGTTCTCAGGGAAGTCTGTGGAGAAACCTTTTTTCGGCCGCGAAGGCCAGAACATCACTGTTCGCCAGAACACCGACATTTCCTCCACCACCGGCGAGTACCGGAACCAACCGCACATCTACCAAGCCTGGGCTGACTTGCCGCGCGACGCCAACGGCTACCTGTACCAAGCAGGAGTTTTCTGGGCCGGCGAAGGCTGCGCCATCGGGTTCCGCCGCGAGCGCGGTATTATTACTAATCTGTCACAGTTTGTGGCGCATGTAGTGGAAGGGTAG